One Pseudorasbora parva isolate DD20220531a chromosome 8, ASM2467924v1, whole genome shotgun sequence DNA window includes the following coding sequences:
- the lyrm9 gene encoding LYR motif-containing protein 9 — protein MPPAVAGADLVRTPVQLYRYLLRCCKLLPSAAMQKHYQHAIRQSYNSHADEDDPERIRMIIQRAKSDAEWILTKYTKKK, from the exons ATGCCTCCAGCGGTGGCGGGCGCTGATCTGGTCCGCACGCCGGTTCAGCTGTACCGCTATCTGCTCCGCTGCTGCAAACTCCTGCCATCAGCAGCCATGCAGAAACACTACCAACACGCCATCAGACAG AGCTACAACAGTCATGCAGATGAGGATGATCCAGAAAGGATTCGGATGATCATTCAAAGAGCTAAATCCGATGCGGAATGGATATTAACTAAA TACACTAAAAAGAAGTGA